The following proteins are encoded in a genomic region of Fervidobacterium pennivorans DSM 9078:
- the rplM gene encoding 50S ribosomal protein L13, whose protein sequence is MARPLPIQKTTFPKKVERKWYLVDAAGKPLGRLATRIALLLQGKNEPTWSPHYDNGNFVVVINAEKVKLTGKKIKQKVYYHHSGYPGGLKSQTAEQILQKHPERLIELAVKRMLPKTTLGRHQFKRLKVYAGETHPHEAQKPEKVELL, encoded by the coding sequence ATGGCAAGGCCATTACCAATACAGAAAACCACATTCCCGAAAAAAGTAGAAAGAAAATGGTATCTTGTCGATGCAGCAGGCAAGCCACTTGGAAGGCTTGCGACAAGAATAGCGCTCTTGCTCCAAGGCAAGAACGAACCGACATGGTCTCCACACTATGACAACGGCAATTTTGTTGTTGTAATAAACGCAGAAAAAGTAAAACTCACAGGTAAGAAAATCAAGCAGAAAGTCTATTACCACCACTCAGGATACCCTGGTGGACTTAAATCACAAACCGCAGAACAAATTCTCCAAAAACACCCTGAAAGACTCATCGAACTTGCGGTCAAAAGAATGCTTCCAAAGACAACACTCGGCAGACACCAATTCAAGAGATTGAAGGTCTACGCTGGTGAAACACACCCACATGAAGCGCAAAAACCTGAGAAGGTAGAACTTCTCTGA
- the rpsI gene encoding 30S ribosomal protein S9, which translates to MAEIYMGTGRRKTSTARVYLRPGTGKIEINDKVYNDFNEYFENKVWTMHAIEPLKVTGLEGTFDIQIRVEGGGKNGQAGAVRLGLARALVAFNPDLRKTLRDKGFLTRDPRMVERKKYGLKKARRAPQFSKR; encoded by the coding sequence ATGGCTGAAATCTACATGGGCACAGGTAGGAGGAAAACTTCAACTGCCAGAGTTTACCTCAGACCAGGGACAGGGAAGATAGAGATAAACGACAAAGTCTACAACGATTTCAATGAATACTTTGAAAATAAAGTCTGGACAATGCACGCGATTGAACCACTCAAGGTAACAGGTCTTGAGGGTACATTCGACATCCAAATCAGGGTCGAAGGTGGCGGTAAGAACGGACAAGCCGGAGCTGTCAGACTCGGTTTGGCAAGGGCACTTGTTGCATTCAACCCAGACCTTAGAAAGACACTCAGAGACAAAGGATTCCTCACAAGAGACCCAAGAATGGTCGAAAGAAAGAAATACGGTCTCAAAAAAGCAAGAAGAGCTCCACAGTTCTCCAAGCGTTAA
- the dnaG gene encoding DNA primase produces the protein MIPRDIIERIREKNDIVEVISEYVNLQKVGSNYRGLCPFHLETTPSFYVSPQKKIFHCFGCGASGDVIKFVQEIENISYVEAVRKLGERVGITVSYTEEDEVRTKYYTFYKELHQLYKSKLNQNQIAIEYLKKRGYDAREISLYEFGFSPVDSKFPQQVAQRLGLSKDELEKFGFSNSDPFAGRLIIPIADDFGRVIAFGGRLIGEGVPKYLNSQDTLVFKKSSTLFLFSFAKEYIKQVDYVIICEGYFDALAFHRAGIKNAVATLGTALTKSHIYKLKKLTPNIVLAFDSDSAGIKAALRSLEMLIPEGFNVAIAKFEQAKDADETYSKLGVEGLVKVLDNSIGAEQFVVESLAKQYDLSNPSGFNTFIKILRNWERLFSSNPKSLEKFYEHASTTAGVMKEELKNLLASQQLQNQGDKYSQYNQPSRSYQHQNIQLPKTPVKKVPTTEDYLVYMYFNYPELFKQIEFTPDLLEGKAREFFLIAKDLNVSLDSLSKHMGEYVKEVFDKIDFEVDDKIVEYIKKDLELRRIDKRIAEIDSLVLKVTSDEEKRILLKARTELVRQKMKIKNQK, from the coding sequence ATGATACCAAGAGACATAATTGAAAGAATTAGGGAGAAGAACGACATTGTTGAAGTTATTTCGGAATATGTAAACCTTCAAAAAGTGGGTTCAAATTACCGAGGGCTTTGTCCATTTCATCTTGAGACCACCCCTTCGTTTTACGTAAGCCCACAAAAAAAGATATTCCACTGTTTCGGTTGCGGTGCCTCAGGTGATGTTATCAAGTTCGTCCAAGAGATTGAAAACATTTCGTATGTTGAAGCGGTTCGAAAGCTTGGTGAACGTGTAGGTATAACTGTTTCGTATACGGAAGAAGACGAGGTCAGAACCAAATACTACACATTCTACAAAGAACTCCACCAGCTTTACAAATCCAAATTGAATCAGAATCAAATTGCAATTGAATATCTAAAAAAACGTGGTTACGATGCACGGGAGATTTCCTTGTATGAATTCGGCTTTTCTCCTGTCGATTCAAAATTTCCACAGCAGGTTGCACAAAGATTAGGACTGAGCAAAGATGAGCTTGAAAAATTCGGTTTTTCAAACTCAGACCCATTTGCCGGCAGACTCATCATACCTATCGCCGATGATTTTGGTCGGGTCATCGCATTCGGTGGTAGACTCATAGGGGAAGGCGTTCCAAAATACCTAAATTCACAAGACACGTTAGTTTTCAAAAAATCTTCCACACTCTTTTTGTTCAGCTTTGCGAAAGAATACATAAAGCAAGTAGATTACGTGATTATCTGTGAAGGATACTTTGATGCTTTGGCATTTCACAGAGCCGGTATAAAGAACGCGGTTGCAACACTCGGAACAGCGCTGACAAAATCGCATATTTATAAACTCAAAAAACTTACACCAAACATTGTTCTTGCTTTCGATTCAGATAGCGCTGGGATTAAAGCAGCGTTGAGAAGCTTAGAGATGCTCATACCTGAAGGATTCAACGTTGCCATTGCAAAATTTGAACAAGCAAAAGATGCCGATGAAACATACTCGAAACTTGGAGTGGAAGGTCTTGTCAAAGTCCTTGACAACAGCATCGGTGCCGAGCAATTCGTTGTTGAAAGCTTGGCAAAACAATACGATTTATCCAACCCAAGTGGGTTCAATACTTTCATAAAAATTCTCAGAAACTGGGAACGTTTGTTTTCTTCCAATCCCAAAAGCTTGGAAAAATTCTACGAGCATGCGAGTACAACGGCGGGTGTGATGAAGGAAGAATTGAAAAACTTACTCGCATCTCAACAATTGCAAAATCAAGGTGATAAGTACAGTCAGTACAATCAACCATCTAGAAGCTATCAGCACCAAAACATCCAACTTCCCAAAACACCTGTCAAAAAAGTCCCAACAACGGAAGATTACCTTGTTTACATGTATTTCAACTACCCAGAATTATTCAAACAAATTGAATTCACCCCAGATTTGCTCGAGGGAAAGGCAAGAGAATTCTTTTTAATCGCAAAAGATTTGAACGTTTCGTTAGATTCGTTGTCTAAACATATGGGCGAGTATGTTAAAGAGGTGTTTGACAAAATTGATTTCGAAGTCGATGATAAAATAGTGGAATACATTAAGAAAGACCTCGAGCTAAGGCGTATTGACAAACGCATTGCGGAAATCGACTCCCTCGTTTTAAAAGTTACATCCGATGAAGAAAAGCGCATACTTTTGAAAGCTAGGACAGAACTGGTCCGGCAGAAGATGAAAATAAAAAATCAAAAATGA
- the rpoD gene encoding RNA polymerase sigma factor RpoD, with translation MSKTAVKENTELQKKLEKLIELGKRKGYITYDDIDRTFPPGESEEVDGNLDLVYETLEKNKIEIRDTTDFANMEEELKSYLSEGPEVFDSTEPKDLIKMYLRDIGKIRLLTPSEERRLAQRAQMGDKKAKEELIISNLRLVVSMAKRYLGKGLSFLDLIQEGSLGLIKAVEKFDWSKGYKFSTYATWWIRQAITRAIADQARTIRVPVHMVETINKIQKIKREYMQEHGEEPPLEYIAEQVGKPVEKIEEILQSTPETLSLETPVGEEEDSSMADFVADESVGSPKKEAIRTLMKEEIDKLLETLNDREKMVLKMRYGILDGKPKTLEEVGQYFGVTRERIRQIEVKALRKLRHPSRSRYLRLLQKLAEED, from the coding sequence ATGTCAAAAACAGCGGTAAAAGAGAACACCGAACTACAGAAAAAGCTCGAGAAGCTCATCGAACTCGGTAAAAGGAAAGGATACATCACATACGACGACATTGACCGCACATTCCCACCAGGGGAAAGTGAGGAAGTCGATGGTAATTTGGATCTTGTTTACGAAACACTTGAAAAGAACAAAATAGAAATTAGAGATACAACTGATTTTGCCAACATGGAAGAAGAATTGAAAAGTTACCTAAGCGAAGGTCCTGAGGTATTCGACAGCACAGAACCCAAGGATTTAATAAAAATGTACCTACGTGATATTGGAAAAATCAGATTGCTTACACCATCTGAAGAACGCAGGCTTGCTCAGAGAGCCCAGATGGGCGACAAAAAAGCAAAAGAAGAACTCATCATCTCAAACCTTAGACTTGTTGTCAGTATGGCAAAAAGATACCTCGGTAAGGGACTTTCTTTCCTCGACCTTATCCAAGAAGGTAGCTTGGGATTGATAAAAGCAGTTGAAAAATTCGACTGGTCAAAAGGTTACAAATTTTCCACATACGCAACCTGGTGGATTAGACAGGCGATAACAAGGGCTATAGCTGACCAAGCAAGAACAATCAGGGTACCCGTCCACATGGTTGAAACAATAAACAAAATACAAAAAATAAAAAGAGAATACATGCAAGAGCATGGAGAAGAACCACCTCTAGAATACATCGCCGAACAGGTTGGAAAACCGGTTGAAAAAATAGAGGAAATCTTGCAATCAACTCCTGAAACACTCTCTTTGGAAACACCTGTAGGCGAAGAAGAAGACTCTTCTATGGCTGATTTTGTTGCCGACGAATCCGTTGGTTCACCTAAGAAAGAAGCAATAAGAACGCTCATGAAAGAAGAAATCGATAAATTATTGGAAACACTCAACGACAGAGAAAAGATGGTTTTAAAGATGAGGTACGGTATACTCGATGGGAAGCCCAAAACACTTGAAGAAGTCGGTCAGTACTTCGGTGTCACTCGTGAAAGGATAAGGCAGATAGAAGTCAAAGCGCTAAGAAAACTCAGACATCCTTCACGTAGCAGATACTTAAGGTTACTCCAGAAACTCGCCGAAGAAGACTAA
- a CDS encoding ABC transporter permease — MIRQIYDTILKISFRNFIKHWKVGLLAILGTMVATMLLVGGLSLNDSVSAYLHQKLTKNFGDVDLIIKDKADTIFLPKAVNAESVELLLKQYPQVTKYVPVKIAQVTAKIKGKYVDLFAIAINENFEKFLGQNVQPFTISEDTARAFGTNIGDEIEIITAKTSFNIKIGAFGRGTLNFRGETASANGTIFLPESYFEEYSVYPLKDPNVYFVSTNLPVEQHETFAKELEEKEGSIRVIAGKYRLSTSPLNKIIGYLFIGFSGFTVISSFLFVSSFFGIIVEERKRSLGVLRALGYTSLRMFSVLFVEGLLYLISSEIVGAVAGIFFGRYLLDKINSFGREDQLFAFVQDRIPFNISFSTIVLGILIAMIVPVIILIYRSMEFSQITPSELYGDRPIEKKKKKGKVKRVFVAIVGILLFLFLLRTSYIYALLGLLSIVPLFYRNSLVTFVYGLSILASAYPLVGSGGAKDLLIRSGFALVGSIYSIFAFIPYAKAFFERFKNVSVVLALSYIDKHKMRNFAMFVIYAVTLILILVSAIVPTSISEYIKEKKEEGAFGYNFIIVENPIKTFFGSYKYLNDEQFVSKFQALVPIQLVQASFPNDKKKYTIIVSDERIFQHLKLPSEKLMNDIRKENWSKVPDKTLYLSNKILKTPGVEVTMVLKGVLPGISPKIVETLYIKGVYDPQETLLPLDGVLIWRNKKFFGAISGYAGVIKDPQKALEAQEFVARKLDGAFYITGEIEKLYASTNNLVDLSLQLFQLGFIAGFAGLAIITFRNVYARKKEIGMLRAIGADSKVVYRMFIYEALAIVLIATIVAILASIFVVKDLVAFVQPLLSSFKVVIPFWKVFVTLAGVFGITIIFVSLPASISQKIPPSEALRVFD; from the coding sequence ATGATAAGACAAATTTACGACACGATATTAAAAATCTCCTTCAGAAACTTCATCAAACACTGGAAAGTAGGCTTACTTGCAATCCTTGGCACGATGGTGGCCACCATGCTCCTTGTTGGTGGCCTTTCTCTTAATGATTCTGTTTCTGCTTATCTGCATCAAAAGCTCACGAAAAACTTTGGAGATGTGGATTTAATAATCAAAGATAAAGCGGACACGATATTCCTTCCAAAAGCTGTTAACGCAGAATCTGTCGAGTTGTTGCTTAAGCAATACCCCCAAGTAACAAAATACGTTCCTGTCAAAATCGCCCAAGTAACTGCCAAAATAAAAGGAAAATACGTTGACCTATTTGCAATAGCGATTAACGAGAACTTCGAAAAATTTCTTGGGCAGAATGTTCAACCGTTCACCATCAGTGAAGATACAGCAAGAGCATTTGGAACTAACATCGGTGATGAGATAGAGATAATCACGGCGAAAACATCTTTCAACATCAAAATTGGAGCCTTTGGTAGAGGTACACTCAATTTCAGAGGAGAAACAGCATCAGCAAATGGGACAATCTTTTTACCCGAAAGTTATTTTGAAGAATACAGTGTTTACCCATTGAAAGACCCGAACGTCTATTTTGTCTCTACGAATTTGCCTGTCGAACAACACGAAACATTTGCTAAAGAATTGGAAGAAAAAGAAGGTTCAATCCGCGTCATCGCTGGCAAATACAGATTATCAACTTCCCCGTTGAATAAAATTATCGGCTATCTCTTCATTGGATTTTCCGGGTTCACAGTTATCTCAAGCTTTCTTTTCGTCTCCTCGTTTTTTGGCATCATTGTTGAAGAGCGCAAACGCTCACTCGGTGTGCTAAGGGCGTTAGGTTACACAAGCCTTCGAATGTTCTCGGTGCTTTTTGTTGAGGGATTGCTTTACCTGATATCTTCGGAAATCGTCGGTGCAGTCGCTGGAATATTCTTTGGTAGATACCTACTTGACAAAATCAACTCATTTGGAAGAGAAGACCAGCTCTTCGCATTTGTCCAGGATAGAATACCTTTCAACATATCATTCTCAACCATTGTCCTTGGTATTCTCATCGCTATGATTGTCCCGGTTATAATCCTCATCTACCGTAGCATGGAATTTTCCCAAATCACCCCATCCGAACTGTATGGTGATAGACCCATTGAAAAAAAGAAAAAGAAAGGGAAAGTAAAGAGAGTTTTCGTAGCAATTGTAGGAATTCTCCTTTTCCTCTTCCTTTTGCGCACATCGTATATCTATGCGCTTTTGGGATTACTTTCCATCGTTCCTCTTTTTTACCGCAATTCCTTAGTTACTTTCGTATACGGACTTTCCATCCTTGCTTCGGCCTACCCTCTTGTAGGCTCTGGTGGAGCGAAAGATTTACTTATCCGCTCAGGTTTTGCGCTTGTTGGAAGTATATACTCTATCTTTGCTTTCATCCCATATGCCAAAGCATTTTTCGAACGCTTCAAAAATGTGTCCGTTGTTTTGGCGTTATCTTACATCGACAAACACAAAATGCGCAACTTTGCGATGTTTGTAATATACGCCGTCACACTTATTTTAATTCTTGTGAGTGCAATAGTTCCAACGAGCATTTCTGAATACATAAAAGAAAAGAAGGAAGAAGGCGCGTTTGGTTACAACTTCATCATCGTTGAAAACCCCATTAAAACATTCTTCGGTTCCTACAAATACCTCAACGATGAACAATTCGTCTCAAAATTCCAAGCACTTGTTCCTATCCAACTTGTCCAAGCATCGTTCCCAAATGACAAAAAGAAGTACACAATAATCGTTTCAGACGAGAGAATATTCCAACACCTAAAGCTCCCGAGTGAAAAGTTAATGAACGATATCCGAAAAGAAAACTGGTCAAAAGTACCAGATAAAACATTGTACCTGTCAAACAAAATCCTAAAAACTCCTGGCGTAGAAGTCACAATGGTTTTAAAAGGTGTTTTGCCTGGCATCTCACCAAAAATTGTTGAAACGCTTTACATAAAAGGTGTCTACGACCCCCAGGAAACTTTGCTGCCCTTGGACGGTGTTCTCATTTGGAGAAACAAAAAATTCTTCGGTGCCATAAGTGGCTATGCAGGTGTTATTAAAGATCCACAAAAGGCACTTGAAGCCCAAGAATTTGTCGCAAGAAAACTCGATGGTGCATTTTATATAACCGGTGAAATCGAAAAACTGTACGCTTCAACAAACAACCTTGTTGACTTATCCTTGCAACTTTTCCAACTCGGGTTTATCGCCGGTTTTGCCGGTCTGGCGATAATTACCTTTAGAAACGTTTATGCGCGTAAAAAAGAGATCGGTATGCTCAGAGCCATAGGGGCAGACAGCAAAGTGGTTTATCGAATGTTCATCTACGAAGCACTGGCTATAGTACTCATTGCAACAATCGTTGCGATACTCGCAAGCATATTCGTTGTCAAAGACCTCGTTGCCTTTGTCCAACCTTTGCTCAGTTCATTCAAGGTAGTGATACCGTTTTGGAAAGTATTTGTAACCTTAGCTGGCGTTTTTGGAATTACAATAATATTTGTCTCACTTCCTGCGAGTATATCGCAGAAGATTCCACCTTCAGAGGCGTTAAGGGTGTTTGATTGA
- a CDS encoding polysaccharide biosynthesis/export family protein: protein MKKVFIGTILLLTLTTIFAYAVRVGDTIAIEVFGQPQFSRTVKVAFDGTIPYPYAGNVKVVGFTTDQIKSIIEQTVRRFIKDPVVTVYVVDYGPMYVYLQGAINRIFDISNYKEVTLTQLFALLGLSPSSEIDFETIQLRRAGKTQTLNMLSYFYDGTITDDPKLQEGDVIYFPPLKYSQTIQVSGAYTYIGRYEPGMTLKTLILRLGTLDKEKAVLESSYLTVSGKTIVVNLEDVISGKIDYPILSGSSLYIPKREERFIYVVGFVPSPGPKTFLSTEPLTLAYALAKSGGISPDNEKWIEKITITTPDGKTREYKPDIIKSSENLLLQTGSIVNVVKYPEFKVYLTGDFSTGVIVFEPTEPKTLKTLLTKVGGLKTDQLKWIEWIKINNKLVDLAKLDDYTLSNNDSVEIKKYPEFRVYVTGDYKPGIVSFEPDEPKTLEGLLTKLGGIPVNEQKWIESVTINGQPADISKAASYMLNNGDKVEIRRYAEFKIYLSGDFETGVINFEPQEPKTLKTLLTKIGGLKTDQLKWIESIKINDKAIELSKLETYTLRNGDSVEIKKYPEFYAYVQGYANAKGKIVFEPQEPKTLKTLINKIGLTSPDVENEGQAIINNATAVALKDVVYSNKDVPLSLGDTVLISYEPFLVYVTGSGMPGVVQLSYYEPKTLSYIFKKLVNTPENIEQVTLVRNGKETVYSPNDLLYGLKDSVIERNDTVVFKQAHVNAVYLIGDVSSYVSFALNEPITIQRILAKVGLSDFRRIESITLDGTNVNFTSDISIPKGAILNVQLKKPVFVTAMGYIRNTGRVQFDYYETPDLKTLFAKLGGLIVGPENYYASDKVLVIREGKLIGQFDAENIFKGIENAELKDGDFVYVTQKDPNQVYVFGKGVPNGLFKFTQGEEFDLRTLIGKLGGIKEGVSRKLTIVTGDKVESIKWDEYTNFKLTSNSIILFDVDKENYVYIIRQDGRPDMIYTDKPTTLYEILTKVGIDKNYRKIELTRGTEKQTLELKDLAQARGYNVYPGDIVRVLDVLQNYAFVFGEVNQPGIIKLTEGMTVLQAILLSGSFTQKAAPSSVWLYKGGVEGKPIQVDLSATVSGGVIKFNPVVENGDIIFVPSDPWRSALDWLPVITSLLGFYTYTTNLFGGSK from the coding sequence ATGAAAAAAGTCTTCATTGGTACAATCTTACTGCTCACACTAACTACTATTTTTGCCTACGCCGTTCGGGTAGGAGATACTATTGCCATCGAAGTTTTTGGTCAGCCTCAGTTCAGTAGGACGGTTAAGGTAGCTTTTGATGGAACGATCCCTTATCCATACGCCGGGAATGTGAAAGTTGTGGGATTCACTACAGACCAAATCAAATCGATAATCGAACAGACAGTGCGCAGGTTTATAAAAGACCCCGTTGTTACCGTTTACGTTGTCGACTACGGACCTATGTACGTATACCTCCAAGGAGCTATCAACCGTATATTTGATATTTCGAACTACAAAGAAGTCACTCTAACCCAGCTGTTCGCACTCTTGGGGCTATCCCCGTCGTCTGAGATAGACTTTGAAACAATTCAACTGAGACGAGCAGGAAAAACGCAAACGCTGAATATGCTTTCGTATTTTTACGATGGGACCATCACAGACGACCCGAAGCTCCAAGAAGGTGACGTAATTTACTTCCCGCCTTTGAAATATAGCCAAACAATCCAAGTCAGCGGTGCTTACACTTACATTGGCAGATACGAGCCTGGCATGACTTTAAAAACATTAATTTTACGCCTCGGAACACTTGATAAAGAAAAAGCGGTCCTCGAAAGTTCATACCTTACGGTTTCAGGAAAGACAATAGTTGTAAACCTCGAGGATGTTATTAGTGGAAAAATCGATTACCCAATTTTGTCTGGTTCATCACTATACATCCCAAAGCGTGAAGAACGATTCATTTACGTTGTTGGCTTTGTGCCTTCTCCTGGTCCAAAAACTTTCCTTTCAACAGAACCTCTAACTCTTGCATACGCACTTGCCAAATCTGGTGGCATCTCTCCAGATAACGAAAAATGGATAGAAAAAATCACAATAACAACCCCTGATGGGAAAACACGAGAATACAAACCAGATATCATTAAATCATCAGAAAATCTCCTGTTGCAAACGGGTTCTATCGTGAACGTTGTAAAGTACCCAGAATTTAAAGTATACCTAACAGGAGATTTCTCTACAGGTGTGATTGTCTTTGAACCAACTGAACCAAAGACACTTAAAACATTACTTACGAAAGTAGGTGGCTTAAAGACAGACCAGCTCAAATGGATAGAATGGATAAAGATAAATAACAAACTTGTGGACCTGGCAAAGCTCGATGATTACACACTTTCAAACAACGACAGTGTCGAAATCAAGAAATACCCAGAATTCAGAGTGTATGTCACAGGTGATTACAAACCGGGCATAGTATCATTCGAACCAGATGAACCAAAGACACTCGAAGGGCTGTTGACAAAACTTGGTGGAATACCAGTAAATGAACAAAAATGGATAGAGAGTGTAACGATAAATGGACAACCAGCTGACATATCGAAAGCTGCAAGCTATATGTTGAACAATGGTGATAAGGTAGAGATAAGAAGGTATGCGGAATTTAAAATCTACCTCAGTGGAGACTTTGAAACTGGAGTAATCAACTTCGAACCACAAGAGCCAAAGACATTGAAGACATTACTTACAAAGATAGGTGGCCTAAAAACAGACCAGCTCAAATGGATAGAGAGTATAAAGATAAACGATAAGGCGATAGAATTAAGCAAACTTGAAACCTACACGTTGAGAAATGGAGATAGTGTAGAGATAAAGAAATACCCGGAATTTTACGCTTACGTCCAAGGTTATGCAAATGCAAAAGGAAAAATTGTATTTGAACCACAGGAACCAAAGACACTAAAAACCCTTATTAACAAAATCGGACTCACATCGCCAGATGTAGAAAATGAAGGTCAAGCAATAATTAATAACGCCACGGCTGTTGCACTCAAAGATGTTGTTTACTCTAATAAAGATGTTCCGCTTTCACTCGGTGATACCGTTCTTATTTCATACGAGCCGTTCTTAGTTTACGTAACAGGTTCTGGCATGCCCGGTGTTGTTCAATTGTCTTACTATGAGCCAAAAACTCTTAGCTACATCTTCAAAAAGCTTGTTAACACGCCCGAAAACATCGAACAGGTTACACTTGTACGCAATGGAAAAGAAACCGTCTATTCACCAAACGACTTACTCTACGGACTCAAAGACTCAGTAATTGAAAGAAACGACACTGTTGTCTTCAAACAAGCACACGTCAACGCCGTCTACCTTATTGGCGATGTCTCTTCATATGTCTCGTTTGCACTCAACGAACCGATAACAATCCAAAGAATTCTTGCTAAGGTTGGCTTGAGTGATTTTAGAAGAATCGAAAGCATAACCCTTGATGGGACAAATGTGAACTTCACATCCGATATATCAATACCAAAAGGTGCAATTCTTAACGTCCAACTCAAGAAGCCAGTCTTTGTAACGGCAATGGGATATATCAGAAACACCGGCAGAGTGCAATTTGATTACTACGAAACACCTGATTTAAAAACACTCTTTGCCAAACTCGGTGGACTCATAGTTGGACCGGAAAATTACTACGCATCTGACAAAGTACTCGTAATACGTGAAGGAAAATTAATAGGACAGTTCGATGCGGAAAATATCTTCAAAGGCATAGAAAACGCGGAACTTAAAGATGGCGACTTCGTCTATGTAACCCAAAAAGACCCGAACCAAGTCTATGTCTTTGGTAAAGGCGTTCCAAACGGATTATTCAAATTCACACAAGGTGAAGAATTCGACCTTAGAACGCTTATCGGCAAGCTGGGCGGAATTAAAGAAGGCGTTAGCAGAAAACTGACAATCGTCACTGGTGATAAGGTCGAAAGCATCAAATGGGACGAATATACAAACTTCAAACTTACAAGCAATAGTATCATTCTCTTCGATGTAGACAAAGAAAACTATGTCTACATCATCCGTCAAGACGGAAGACCAGATATGATATACACAGACAAACCAACAACCCTTTACGAAATACTCACCAAAGTAGGAATCGACAAAAATTACAGAAAAATTGAACTCACACGCGGAACAGAGAAACAAACACTTGAACTCAAAGACCTTGCTCAAGCAAGAGGATATAATGTTTATCCAGGAGATATTGTCAGAGTGCTCGACGTTTTGCAGAACTACGCCTTCGTGTTTGGCGAAGTTAATCAGCCTGGTATAATTAAGCTGACTGAAGGAATGACCGTACTACAAGCAATACTCCTATCAGGTTCATTTACTCAAAAAGCGGCACCATCGAGCGTGTGGCTTTACAAAGGTGGAGTTGAAGGTAAACCGATACAAGTAGACCTCTCCGCCACAGTTTCTGGAGGAGTAATCAAGTTTAACCCTGTTGTTGAGAATGGGGATATCATATTTGTACCGTCTGATCCTTGGAGAAGTGCTCTCGATTGGTTGCCTGTTATTACGAGCTTATTGGGATTTTACACGTACACAACTAATTTGTTCGGCGGCAGCAAGTGA